In Sphingomonas sp., a single window of DNA contains:
- a CDS encoding acetyl/propionyl/methylcrotonyl-CoA carboxylase subunit alpha codes for MFKKILVANRGEIACRVMRTAKKMGIATVAVYSDADARAPHVRMADEAVRLGPAPAAESYLRADLILLAAKETGADAIHPGYGFLSERESFAKACAEAGIAFVGPPPGAIAAMGDKIESKKLAKEAGVNVVPGFLGEIADTEHAVRIATEIGYPVMMKASAGGGGKGMRLAWNERDVREGFEPTKREGLASFGDDRVFIEKFIESPRHIEIQLLGDQHGNIVYLNERECSIQRRHQKVVEEAPSPFVTPAMRKAMGEQAVALARAVGYYSAGTVELIVSGADKTGQGFYFLEMNTRLQVEHPVTEAITGLDLVEQMIRVAAGEKLAFGQDEVKLNGWAIENRVYAEDPYRGFLPSTGRLVRYRPPTAENAGQGYVRVDDGVTEGSEISMFYDPMIAKLITWAPTRDQAADLQVGALDRFRIDGIGHNIDFLSAIMQHPRFRSGELTTGFIAEEYPEGFHGAPADETLVRRLAAVAVVLDLARTARAAEISGQLGAVALSTERSVRIGEHRFDVTVDGCDTGLLVNLSSDTPPLEVSGHWRAGDPQFFARIDGEAFATAVDRTRSGWKLTAHGAAHLVEVLPPHVAQYRAHMIEKVPPDMSRFLLAPMPGLLTRLHVQPGDQVEAGQALAVIEAMKMENILRAERAGTVKHAHFEPGDSLAVDAAILEFE; via the coding sequence ATGTTCAAGAAAATCCTCGTCGCCAACCGTGGCGAAATCGCGTGCCGGGTGATGCGGACGGCCAAGAAGATGGGCATCGCCACGGTCGCGGTCTATTCGGATGCGGATGCCCGTGCGCCGCATGTGCGGATGGCGGACGAGGCGGTGCGGCTCGGGCCCGCGCCGGCGGCGGAGAGCTATCTCCGCGCGGACCTGATCCTGCTCGCCGCCAAGGAAACCGGTGCCGACGCGATCCATCCCGGCTATGGCTTCCTCTCCGAGCGCGAGAGCTTCGCCAAGGCCTGCGCGGAGGCCGGCATCGCCTTTGTCGGTCCGCCGCCGGGTGCGATCGCGGCGATGGGCGACAAGATCGAATCGAAGAAACTCGCCAAGGAAGCGGGGGTGAACGTCGTTCCGGGCTTCCTGGGCGAGATCGCCGATACCGAGCATGCGGTGCGGATCGCGACCGAGATAGGCTATCCGGTGATGATGAAGGCTTCGGCCGGCGGCGGCGGCAAGGGCATGCGGCTTGCCTGGAACGAACGGGACGTGCGCGAAGGCTTCGAGCCGACCAAGCGCGAGGGGCTGGCCAGCTTCGGCGACGACCGCGTGTTCATCGAGAAGTTCATCGAGAGCCCGCGCCATATCGAAATCCAGCTGCTGGGCGACCAGCACGGCAATATCGTCTACCTCAACGAGCGCGAATGCTCGATCCAGCGCCGCCACCAGAAGGTCGTCGAGGAGGCACCGTCGCCCTTCGTGACGCCCGCAATGCGCAAGGCGATGGGCGAGCAGGCCGTCGCACTGGCGCGAGCGGTCGGCTATTATAGCGCGGGCACGGTCGAGCTGATCGTCTCGGGCGCCGACAAGACCGGACAGGGCTTCTACTTCCTCGAGATGAACACCCGGCTCCAGGTGGAGCATCCGGTTACCGAGGCGATCACGGGGCTCGACCTGGTCGAGCAGATGATCCGCGTGGCCGCCGGCGAAAAGCTCGCGTTCGGCCAGGACGAGGTGAAGCTCAACGGCTGGGCGATCGAGAACCGCGTCTATGCCGAGGATCCCTATCGCGGCTTCCTGCCGAGCACCGGCCGGCTGGTGCGGTACCGGCCGCCGACGGCTGAGAATGCGGGGCAGGGCTATGTCCGCGTAGACGACGGCGTGACCGAGGGCTCCGAAATCAGCATGTTCTACGATCCGATGATCGCCAAGCTGATCACTTGGGCGCCGACCCGCGACCAAGCCGCCGACCTGCAGGTGGGCGCGCTCGACCGCTTCCGGATCGACGGCATCGGCCACAATATCGATTTCCTGTCCGCGATCATGCAGCACCCGCGCTTCCGCTCGGGCGAGCTCACCACCGGCTTCATCGCCGAGGAATATCCCGAAGGGTTCCACGGTGCGCCCGCGGACGAAACGCTAGTGCGCCGCTTGGCGGCCGTTGCGGTGGTGCTCGACCTCGCAAGGACTGCACGGGCCGCGGAAATCTCCGGCCAGCTCGGCGCGGTAGCCCTTTCCACCGAACGTTCCGTGCGGATCGGCGAGCACCGATTCGACGTGACGGTCGACGGCTGCGACACCGGGCTGCTGGTCAACCTGTCGAGCGACACGCCGCCGCTGGAAGTTTCCGGCCATTGGCGCGCGGGGGATCCGCAATTCTTTGCCCGCATCGACGGCGAAGCCTTCGCCACGGCGGTCGATCGCACCCGCTCCGGCTGGAAGCTGACCGCGCACGGCGCCGCGCACCTCGTTGAGGTGTTGCCGCCGCATGTTGCACAATATCGCGCGCACATGATCGAGAAGGTGCCGCCCGACATGAGCCGCTTCCTGCTGGCACCGATGCCGGGGCTGCTCACCCGGTTGCATGTCCAACCCGGCGATCAGGTCGAGGCAGGGCAGGCGCTGGCGGTGATCGAGGCGATGAAGATGGAGAACATCCTTCGTGCCGAGCGCGCCGGCACCGTCAAGCATGCCCATTTCGAACCCGGTGACAGTCTGGCGGTGGATGCCGCGATCCTCGAATTCGAGTGA